A region of the Theileria equi strain WA chromosome 4 map unlocalized gcontig_1105316255039, whole genome shotgun sequence genome:
AGATGTAACTACTGTACCGTCCACATGAAGGATAATAGGCCAGTGCTAGTCTACATTTACGGAAGATCCTTCTCATTGTACCTACTAAAGACTGATGGTGGATGGAAATCCATTGACAACTACAGTGAGGAGTTTGCCAAGGTTAGACTTGCCGTACCCTCAACatcctcattctccctTGACATCTCTACCAACCAGGATAGTCCAAACTGCAGAGTCTTTGATACACCCTTCAATAAGGTAAATACTCGTTTCTATGTTCCAAAGGCTGGAAGGTATGCCACTAGTGTTTCTCATGGACAAGCTGTACTATGGAGGGGAGACAAGGAGAGAGCAATCCTGGTGAGACTCTACCCATCTGATAATCCTACCTTGTTACACGTGCTCTCTAAAGACACTAATGGAGCATTCAAACACAGCTACCTTGTCAAGGGTGCCAATAAATGGGAGTCTATTAATAAGGACGTTCACGATAGACTACTCTCTGAAATCAAGGCTACTGCACCTGGTAAACATACAGACGTTGGTAGGCTCAGACAAGAACTGATGGAGTCACAGGCCTCTCTTGATAAACTGGTAGAGTCCAAGAAATTTACAGACTGTGATGGACCAGAGgatccttccattcttgacatTGTCCACTATGAAGAGTCTAATGCCTATACAGTTACCAACTGCACACTAGATGGTTATCCTACTACAGTCTTTATTCCTGACAATGGCAGCATTAAGAAGGTAGTCTATGGAAGTCTTACAATCTGGGAAGGTACtgaaaaggaggaatgtAAGTACCTAATGGTCCACTACGTCTACAATATACCGGCATTTGCATACCTTATAAAAGGGTCAGACAAGGATATAGatttatactttgcaaACAAGGGAGATAAGTGGGAGGGAATCCAAGCAGACTACATTAGGAAACTTAATGGACTTCGTAAGGATAAACCAGAATCCGGGGATTACACAATTAACATCAATAATACTACTAGTAACGATAAGTGCAGAGTTTATAGCTACACAATAGATGGTATACTCACATACTCATACTATCCATATCCAGAAGTTACAGTGAAGAAGATAATGGAAGGAAATAAGGACGTTTGGAATGGAACTggaaatgatggaaaagcTGATGCAAGATGTCTTTACTTGGCAGTCCATTATGCTGATGATAAACCTGTGTTGGCatattttgtaacattGGATGGATATAAGCTtgaatatacattttacaataGGGATGAAAAAGGTAAATGGTCAAGTTGCTACGATTATGTCTATAAAGACAGGTGGAGTGAACTAATTAACAAGAAAGATACATCAGCTGAGGGTAAAGAAATATCAAGTATGAGACAGGAAAGACTCAAAAAGGTTGCACATGTTAGAACTCTGGGTAGAGATTGTATACTGGATATTAAAGATATATCTCTTCACGAGAGATACAAGATTATAAaggcctttataaacaGTATTCCTGCTTTGGTATACATTCCTGGACCAACTTTTAACTTAAAGAAAATTATTTTAGATAATATTAAGTTTTCCCACAGTCGTCTGGGAGACCAATTTAAAGGTTTATCTACATTTCTGAAGGATAATGAACCCTCAATACTGCATGTAACGGGAATTTTTAGCACAAAATCTTTTGGCACAAGCACTTTCGATGCATACAAGTGTATAGAAGACACAAAACGAGATTGTCTTCTTGCTGATGTTAAAGCCTTAGAATCCTACAAACACTCCAAGTTCATATTCTCACTGGATATATCTAGTAGAGGAACTGATGgatgcaaatttgtaagCTTCCGTCATGATGGTGTTTTAACTCATTCCCATATGGTTAATGCTGGATATACGGCCAATATGATTACTGATGGAATTATAGTACTTTGGAGAGGTGACAAAGGTGAAAAGTGCCTATATACCCTTACGAGTTTTCTGGATGGTATTCCTATCCTACTTAACATGTTTGTGAGACTATCTGATGGTACACTTGAACATTACTACTTCTACAACAATGGGGAATGGACAGTTGCTAATAGTCTGGACTACAAAGCTATACTGGAGGACCTTATTGATACCATTAAATCTAGGTTGTCTGAGTCCATTGACAAAGATACCAGGGAAGTGCTCACTCTAGATGTTGCCAAGGTAGACACTAGCAAGTATACCATGGAGACTACAAAGTTGAGGGTACTTACCAGCATAAAGTATAGTCCACCAGAGAACAGCCGTGTTACCAAGGTTGTCTTTGGCAGTGACTCTCTATGGCAGACTCTCAAGGCTGGTGTACAGTGTAACTTTGCCGTCATTACCTATAGaggaatatccatagaACTTGCTCAACTGTGTATTATGGATGGTTGTGAAAAGTATATGCACTttgagatggaggatggtAGACTAAGTAGCATTACAGCTGAGGAATACAATGATGCTCTGTCAAGACtagattctggagatggtgAATCTGATGAAGACTTTGAATTCATTCTTTCTACCATAGATACTCTTGATCTCATGACTCCAGCTGAAGTGGACTTTGAGATTGATAGGTTCCAGTTGGATACCCTCTCTTCTGTAGTCTACCTACCACTAcataaacataccattgGCAGAGTAGTACTTGGTAAGGTATTATGGACAAGTGGTAAATCCAAGTGTCTCTATGTCAGTACATTCTCCACTGATGAGTCCATACAGTTAGTCCAGATAGTCACTGATAATGAGACTATCCACTTTGGTAGACTGGACAAGGAGCTTGTAAAGGTACCACAGAATAAGTATGATGAACTCTTTGAGAAACTAGGGTACAGGCAAGTTGACCAAACTCCATTCTATGTTCCACTTGAGGTACCAGATACACCCAGCACAATCTCATTGGATGTCTCAAAAGCTCTAGACTCCAGAGTTCAACCTGAAAATGGAACCTTCAATGGAGTATCTTACACTACCTTTTACACATCAGACAAGGATATTATAGACAGGATATCCAGTGGTAAGCTTACCGTATGGGAACCTGAAGAGGATGAGGTCTGTGTCTATGGTCGTTTCTATCTGGACAATGGACCCAAGCTTCTCAAGATCCGTACTGTTGGTGAGGATGGAAGTAACATTGTACACCTTGCTTTGGACACTGATAAATGGATATATCTCAGTCAGGATGTATTCAATGATAGACTTAACTTGATGGTCCTAAAGTTGACTGAACCACTCAAGTTTGCCTTGACTACCACAACTGATGGATACTATGAATACACTTTTGACTTGAGTAGATACCACCTAGACTCGAGATTTAACTCTGGTTTCATGACATATCAAGGTCACAAGTATGCTGTTTGTACTCCCAAGAATGGTGTTATAAAGAAGGTAGTTCAGGGTAACATTACCATATGGACTCCATCTTCAGATGACTACTATGCCAACATGATACTCCTCTTAAGGGACACGAATCTCCACATTCTTGTACGATCATCATTCGACATTCCTGCCATACTATCCTACCGTCTGAAGAACAATGTTTGGAATATGGTAAACCATGAAGTTATTTCTACTGACATTACTAAGACACTACCGATCCCATCCTTCAGATTTACACTTGACCTAACTGGAAAACATGACCCAGAGAAGTACAGGGTGTTCAAGATGGACATAAATGGTGTTACTACCACAGTCTTCATTACCATCTACGGATACTACTTTGACAAGGTGGTCTCTGGTAAGGACCTCATTTGGCAGTCGTctgagaatgaggaatgtaGATATCTAATGTTCCATGACAAGCCTGGAAAAAACCCATTTATAACAGTCTTTGTGGACTATATGGATGAATCCAAGTTCATGGTCTATGAGATGAGGGACAAATGGACATTCTCCCACCAGTTACTCGGACCAAAGAATGACTACAAGactactactcctactGTATTCAACCTAAGTGACAAGACTCATCGGAATGTGTACTTCTGTGACAACGTCTTCAATGGTATAGTACACAGAGCCTTCTCACCATTACCTGGCTACCATGTTCAGGAGGTAAAGGACACTGAGACTACCATATGGCAGGCAGAGGATAAGGAGCAATGtatattcattctctctgtACCAGGTACTGATAAGAGTAATACTTCACTACTAAGTCTCTTTGTGAGGAATGAGGACTACTGTGGTTTCAAACactttgagaagactgATAAGTGGAGACATATTGATGAACGTGGTTATGACAGGAGACTCATTGAGAAGAAGCAAGCTAACAATGTGACTACTACTGTTGCCATAGCTACTATACCTCAGTACAAGAATGCAGTTACTCTTGACACAGCCAATGTTGACCATGATAGGGTTGATCTCCATGAAGACTCCTTGAATGGTGCCAGATTTCTCTACTCTGCCAAGACAGGGGACTACTTTAATAGCTTATCGGACAATAGCAAGAGTGTTTGGAAGAGTGACAAGGACAAGTGTATTAGCGTAACCATTTATGGAAAGGAGGAAATGCACTGTCGTCTGGATGTGCTCTCTTCGGATGTCGTAACTCCAGTgtacttttgcagaaaAGCTGGCAACTGGTCCTCCACTAATTACAATACCTTCCATGACTGGCTAAGAAACTATGTCAAGACTCCTAGAATTAAACTTGATCTGGATAACCTAGACGCTAACTTCTTTGAGAGCTTCAGGTATACTCAGAACGGCTATGAGATACTGTATGGAAGACCGCTACCTGGTTATGTACTGACTACAGTTGTCGATGGTTCTACAGAAGTTTGGGAAGCCGGACATAATCAATATGCTACAGAATTCCAGATATCAATCATTGGTGACTATACACTCTTATCCATCATCAACCACTCCTACCAGGTTGAGAATCTCTGCTTCCTAAAGTCTTCAAACAGTTGGTCACTCATTGATGAGGACGTATATGACCAGTATCTAGTTCCTGTTAATGACTCTGAAAGGGTACAAGATACGCAGCTTGATCTATCAAAGCCAGACTTTTCTATCGTAGTCGGGCATAAGGATGTGATGGGAGATATTACAGTGCTGAAATATACTCCACATCTGGGAAGGCATGTTACTGCAGTCGTCTTTGGCGAGTCTACCATATGGTATAGGAAATACCATGACGAATATTGCATTTCATCTGAGCATATCACCAAGGGTAACTCTACATTCATTAGACTACTCCTCAAGATGGGCAGCTCTTTTGAACATCGCTACTTTACAAAGGTGGAAGGTAGATGGGTTACTctcaaggaagatgaattTAGGAATAAGCTTGGTATACAGAGTGTAGATGTAAAGATTGATGCAAAGTCTAGTCTACAGGATAGTGAGTCAGACCCCAATGTCTATACACTGGATATTTCTGGAGATGTAGACAGGGATAAGATTACTGCTACAGAGACTACATACGAGGATGTCAAGAGTGTTACATACTCACCCAAGTTTATTGCTGGAATTGGTAGGATAGTAGACTCTGATGGCATAGTTTGGATGGGAGCTTCTGACCAAAAATGTGTTACTGCCGTTATATCCTCAAAGGAAGGATATGATTCACTCATTAGCCTCTCCATCAACACTGATACTGAGGTGCGGTACAAGTACCTGGTTAAGAAGGACAAGGAATGGTATCTCATTAGAAAGACCAAGTATGATGAGCTGTTGACTACAATGTATAGATATTCTCTTGTAACACATACGGATACCACTTTTGATAATCCTATAACTCTAGATATATCGACCAAGCCTACTGGAGATCTTGCCTTCTATGAGTATACCTATAATGATGTCATATACAAGACCTTCAAACCAAAGGATGACAGGTCCATTTTGGaagttgtggatggtaAAAGCGTGTTATGGAAGAGCTCatctggaaaatgtatcaATGCTTGGACCTACTCAACGGATGTATCCTCTCTATGTCGTCTCGACATTCTTTCCTCTGGTATCATTACTCCTCACtgctttgagaagaaaGGTAATATCTGGATATCACTGGATTTTAGACGATATACTGAAAAGCTGAAGAAACTTGTAAGATACAGATCCACAGAGATCAGAATTGACTTTTCTGGAATCTCTAGAGATCTTGGCACCGTagtagaatattttgatgcCGGAGTATTAACTACCACAGTAATTCCTAGGTTTAAAGTTACAGGTGTATATCATGATAACAAAAGGATATGGGAGGCTGGAAATAATGAATGTAGTTTTGCACACTTTGCAAGTGATGGACACAAGCATTTATCTTACCTCTTTACACCCACTAGCCCTGGTGATACAACATCTGTATCCTTCAAATATGATAATATGTGGATAAGTACTAATCCTTATAATTTTTACCGTGATTTTTATCTGCTTGATcctcttccaaaaggagTATTTAATGGTACACTAGTTGATACAACATTCGATCTCAATAACACCAGTGAACATGCCTTTAGAATTTACAACTACAGTGACAAAACAGTCACTAGATTTGAATATCAAACACCTATGAATGCTAATGTTAAAAGGGTTATAGATGGAGCACAAATCACTGTCTGGCAAGGCGGTGATGATAGATGTTTGTCATGTGAAGTTTACTCAAGAGAAGGTTATTCTCAGGTACTTGGAATGGTGATAAAAAACGAATATCGTATATTTACCAAGTATTTCGAGAATAATCGtgatgaatggaatgaggTCAACTGGGACACATTTAAAACCAGGCTAGCCTCTATGAGCAACAATTCACGTTTACAGTTGCTAAAGGATAGACTTGTGGATACGTCTGAAAATTCTGATGTCTTCGATAGAAAGACTTCTTATACCTCAGAAGAAATAAATGTGCTTTATTTAAACCAGTGGCTACTAAGTCATGTACCTCACTGGGTGCTGGATCAATTCAAGACTCTTTGtcaaaagaagaaatggtGGTCTTCTaaataattttaatggaacGTTTCAGAAAACATGCAAAAGTAATGCAGATTAATATTTGTCAACTCATTGAGTATGTTGGTTGTGCCAACTTATAAACTAGTTTGAAACATTCTACATGTTTATTTAGGGAACATTTATTATTGGAATTCACGAGACTATAATAGCAGAATTATCTAGACATTCAAAGTTTCAAACCATAACTCCTTCCCCAAACTCTTGCTATTAAAGGGGAGACAACATAATCACAGAGGTTCTGCCAGAGTACATGTAATGAAAAATGATCAATTAGGAGACA
Encoded here:
- a CDS encoding hypothetical protein (encoded by transcript BEWA_054180A); its protein translation is MKIITLILLFTCRFCSCVDPPVPSGKEADVKSGPKETGQRQLPLALPPGGSHANRHGPNAQRTPLPRSGGLSLNAPRATFPGVKPTVTQTAVGRGTTKVTVNSRPNTHPNIEDIGEDPEEDLKHVKAYHEIRHETINTTPEVTSTTVPKEQPLEHKMDMTLVTVGKSTEGTLSVVTYTAKKDAHVPLLLHDKKLVWKSIDSMNNKDTLVKATVYLGSGGPLAANLTYKRVTESTTKEYCKLVKDKWTFVDKSALERTFDEVEIPGNANASAYRTKIDSTLFDIQVGKYEGIPVLNCTAKEGVEVPKLVYDGKVVWEADESQSCSSATFYFGKSGIIGVSFTYDSREETLHDCFRVFSNDEWEGVNGDYYEKVLSEAKNPETSIDTASEDTKAKSFIDTTKFTVVSDMEDTVPVLKCTAGNGASKLTYGGDTIWTGKKDVMCLSAVLYMDGKKPTLAVLVTRDNKNKEGKVYRYHDGKQWKNGKEEDHKKNLDALKTKAKNHPIAKQSPVQLTPKQGVQAKPGDAPVKTDEQTPQKKPQVNAQPAPPTTSKLPTQPSKRAPVKETLLDIGRPDPQSYRSFDYALDDVPTRLIVTVKEQPNKVVLGQETLWSTGGTGRCNYCTVHMKDNRPVLVYIYGRSFSLYLLKTDGGWKSIDNYSEEFAKVRLAVPSTSSFSLDISTNQDSPNCRVFDTPFNKVNTRFYVPKAGRYATSVSHGQAVLWRGDKERAILVRLYPSDNPTLLHVLSKDTNGAFKHSYLVKGANKWESINKDVHDRLLSEIKATAPGKHTDVGRLRQELMESQASLDKLVESKKFTDCDGPEDPSILDIVHYEESNAYTVTNCTLDGYPTTVFIPDNGSIKKVVYGSLTIWEGTEKEECKYLMVHYVYNIPAFAYLIKGSDKDIDLYFANKGDKWEGIQADYIRKLNGLRKDKPESGDYTININNTTSNDKCRVYSYTIDGILTYSYYPYPEVTVKKIMEGNKDVWNGTGNDGKADARCLYLAVHYADDKPVLAYFVTLDGYKLEYTFYNRDEKGKWSSCYDYVYKDRWSELINKKDTSAEGKEISSMRQERLKKVAHVRTLGRDCILDIKDISLHERYKIIKAFINSIPALVYIPGPTFNLKKIILDNIKFSHSRLGDQFKGLSTFLKDNEPSILHVTGIFSTKSFGTSTFDAYKCIEDTKRDCLLADVKALESYKHSKFIFSLDISSRGTDGCKFVSFRHDGVLTHSHMVNAGYTANMITDGIIVLWRGDKGEKCLYTLTSFLDGIPILLNMFVRLSDGTLEHYYFYNNGEWTVANSLDYKAILEDLIDTIKSRLSESIDKDTREVLTLDVAKVDTSKYTMETTKLRVLTSIKYSPPENSRVTKVVFGSDSLWQTLKAGVQCNFAVITYRGISIELAQLCIMDGCEKYMHFEMEDGRLSSITAEEYNDALSRLDSGDGESDEDFEFILSTIDTLDLMTPAEVDFEIDRFQLDTLSSVVYLPLHKHTIGRVVLGKVLWTSGKSKCLYVSTFSTDESIQLVQIVTDNETIHFGRLDKELVKVPQNKYDELFEKLGYRQVDQTPFYVPLEVPDTPSTISLDVSKALDSRVQPENGTFNGVSYTTFYTSDKDIIDRISSGKLTVWEPEEDEVCVYGRFYLDNGPKLLKIRTVGEDGSNIVHLALDTDKWIYLSQDVFNDRLNLMVLKLTEPLKFALTTTTDGYYEYTFDLSRYHLDSRFNSGFMTYQGHKYAVCTPKNGVIKKVVQGNITIWTPSSDDYYANMILLLRDTNLHILVRSSFDIPAILSYRLKNNVWNMVNHEVISTDITKTLPIPSFRFTLDLTGKHDPEKYRVFKMDINGVTTTVFITIYGYYFDKVVSGKDLIWQSSENEECRYLMFHDKPGKNPFITVFVDYMDESKFMVYEMRDKWTFSHQLLGPKNDYKTTTPTVFNLSDKTHRNVYFCDNVFNGIVHRAFSPLPGYHVQEVKDTETTIWQAEDKEQCIFILSVPGTDKSNTSLLSLFVRNEDYCGFKHFEKTDKWRHIDERGYDRRLIEKKQANNVTTTVAIATIPQYKNAVTLDTANVDHDRVDLHEDSLNGARFLYSAKTGDYFNSLSDNSKSVWKSDKDKCISVTIYGKEEMHCRLDVLSSDVVTPVYFCRKAGNWSSTNYNTFHDWLRNYVKTPRIKLDLDNLDANFFESFRYTQNGYEILYGRPLPGYVLTTVVDGSTEVWEAGHNQYATEFQISIIGDYTLLSIINHSYQVENLCFLKSSNSWSLIDEDVYDQYLVPVNDSERVQDTQLDLSKPDFSIVVGHKDVMGDITVLKYTPHLGRHVTAVVFGESTIWYRKYHDEYCISSEHITKGNSTFIRLLLKMGSSFEHRYFTKVEGRWVTLKEDEFRNKLGIQSVDVKIDAKSSLQDSESDPNVYTLDISGDVDRDKITATETTYEDVKSVTYSPKFIAGIGRIVDSDGIVWMGASDQKCVTAVISSKEGYDSLISLSINTDTEVRYKYLVKKDKEWYLIRKTKYDELLTTMYRYSLVTHTDTTFDNPITLDISTKPTGDLAFYEYTYNDVIYKTFKPKDDRSILEVVDGKSVLWKSSSGKCINAWTYSTDVSSLCRLDILSSGIITPHCFEKKGNIWISLDFRRYTEKLKKLVRYRSTEIRIDFSGISRDLGTVVEYFDAGVLTTTVIPRFKVTGVYHDNKRIWEAGNNECSFAHFASDGHKHLSYLFTPTSPGDTTSVSFKYDNMWISTNPYNFYRDFYLLDPLPKGVFNGTLVDTTFDLNNTSEHAFRIYNYSDKTVTRFEYQTPMNANVKRVIDGAQITVWQGGDDRCLSCEVYSREGYSQVLGMVIKNEYRIFTKYFENNRDEWNEVNWDTFKTRLASMSNNSRLQLLKDRLVDTSENSDVFDRKTSYTSEEINVLYLNQWLLSHVPHWVLDQFKTLCQKKKWWSSK